The DNA window aacgacgtcgttttggccttttaaaagaccaaaacactAAAAACTGAAGACAAGAAGAACAAAGCAATATCAGTTCCAAAACTTACAATTTGCAAACCTAATTGAAACCCAGCTGATCGCAGAGGACGTCTTGATAGAGGAGCAGAGGACTTCCCGCCGCTGCCGCtgcctcttctcttccttcgaCCTCCGCGTCCCGGCCTATTGCACCTGCTGTCTCTTTTGGGTAGTATTGCAACTactctttctttcattctttttgtcTCATATCACTGTTAagccaaaaagaagaaagctttCGATTCAATCCGTCCTAGCTCTTGTCTAAGGATTCGAAGCTGGCAAAGTAGTAGAAGTCGTCTCAGGCTTGTGGTAACTCTCTTCATTTGGTGGTGCTCCGCCGGGCAGTCCCCTGAGTTTGGCCACAGAAAAATAATGACCACTGTCTTGtgtcattattttctttctgcTCCTTTTGCATCATGTTTTAAGTGCCGCAGACAACCTGTAAACCAATACCTATGTAAACTTGGAAGAGAAATCCTAAGCATTACAGTGAGTTTTAGCTTCAAATACTCTGTCAAATAAAAGGACATGAAGCTTAAGTTTCCAGCTAGACTTTTTGGCAGTTGGCTATGCGACTTAATGTTTACCCTTTTTTGTATGGCTcacttaattgaataattatctgcagtgtttttttttttgggttgacccggatcaacccatctgacctgtgacccgatcacttgacCGAGTTAATAACTgtgtcgggttttaaaactatgactAAAACACCCTGTAGCTTAGATAACGATATacttataaatattagaaaattcatGGACACCAAAAGATCACTGTCTCTGAGCTTCCAGGCCCAGGGagttccattttttattatttcatgtgCATGTGTTACCGtggcagaaaaaaaataaaataacagcaGGTCATGTATATGTGACCGCGTGAACGAGGGTGTGATTGGGTGGAAGGTAtggaagtttttttataaaaaaagtataaattaaactttttaaaaataaaaaaaatattttttttattaaaagaaaccaCCGTATCTCCCACCAAACACCAAACACATAGAGTATGCCGTGTTAGTTTAGAAATCCCATGGTgctagattagaaaaaaaaaaaacactcgcAAGATAACACTAAAATATTGCGGTAGAGGAGATATTTCAAGATAGTGCTCGTATTTCATACCGCCTCAACCGGACCGCCGCCGTCAAATCTCCAAAATCAGAAAggtcaaagaaaaacaagtcTTCCAGTCAATGAAATGACTAGATTATCCCTTCTCCTTCCATTTTTACCAGTTGTCAAACTAGTCAAACCAAAAATACGCCCATCGTTTATGATCTGTCCAAATAACCGTTTCTAATCAAATCCTCTCTCATTCCCTTCTCCGATTATTAGTTGCTATGCTCTCCGCAAAGGTTCGCCGTAAAATAGCTCCGGCGAACGGAGACACTGACAACTCCGCAGACAAACAAGACCAGCTCCTCCTCTCCGCCGCCATCTACAACGGCGAAGACCTCGGTCCTTCCGTCCGCAAGGCCTTCGCTTCTGGTAAGCCGGAGACACTCCTCCACAATCTTCGCCACTTCGCTCGTTCTAAAGAATCTGAAATCGAAGAAGTCTGCAAAGCTCACTACCAAGACTTCATCTTAGCCGTTGATGACCTCCGATCTCTCCTTTCCGATGTCGATTCACTCAAATCCGCACTCTCCGATTCCAACTCCAAGCTGCAGTCCGTCGCTGGGCCCCTCTTAACCTCTCTCGACTCCTACCTCGAAGCTCAAACGGTATCGCATAATGTAAACTTAGCTCTCAGTTTGATTTTCTCTTGTATCAAGCTATTAGAGCTTTGTTCCAGAAGTAATTACCATTTATCTCGCGGTAATTTTTACATGGCGTTGAAGTGTGTGGATTCGATTGAGActgattttttagataaaacgCCGTCGTCTACGTTGAAGAGAATGTTAGAGAAGAAGATCCCGGATATTAGATCGCATATAGAGAGGAAAGTTAGTAAGGAGTTTGGTGATTGGTTAGTGGAGATTCGTGTGGTGAGTCGGAACTTGGGGCAATTGGCTATTGGTCAAGCCTCTGCGGCGAGGCAGAGAGAGGAGGACTTGAGAATTAAGCAGAGGCAAGCTGAAGAACAGAGTAGGCTTAGTTTGAGAGATTGTGTTTATGCTTtgcaagaggaggaggaggaagatggGCTTAGTGGTGTGATGGGTGATGATGGTAAAGATGGGTATGGTAATGGTGGTGGTAATGGATTGTTGGGGTTTGATTTGACACCCCTTTATAGGGCTTATCATATACATCAGACCTTAGGACTTGAAGATCGGTTTAAGCAGTACTATTTTGAGAATAGGAAGCTTCAATTGACTTCAGATTTTCAGGTGTCCTCGATGACCCCATTTCTTGAATCGCATCAGACTTTCTTTGCGCAAATTGCGGGGTTTTTTATTGTGGAAGATCAAATCTTGAGGACTGGAGGGGATTTGATTTCGAGAATGAAAGTTGAGAATTTGTGGGAAACTGCTGTTAGTAAGATGTGTTCTGTGTTGGAGGATCAGTTTTCTAGAATGCAAACTGCAAATCATCTCTTGTTGATTAAGGATTATGTGAGTTTGCTTGGAGTAACTTTGCGGAGATATGGGTATCCTGTTGATGCCTTGTTAGATGTGTTGAGCAAGCACAGGGATAAGTATCATGAGCTATTGTTGTCTGATTGTCGTAAGCAGATTGCAGAAGCACTTGCTGCTGATACGTTTGAGCAGATGTTGATGAAGAAAGAGTATGAATATTCTATGAATGTGCTTTCGTTTCAATTACAGACGTCGGACATTGTGCCTGCATTTCCTTATGTTGCACCTTTTTCATCCACTGTGCCTGATTGTTGCCGAATCGTACGGTCTTTTATTGAAGATTCTGTGAGTTTTATGTCATATGGTGGGCAGCTGGAATTCTTTGATGTTGTAAAGAAATATTTGGACCGGTTTCTGAGTGAGGTTTTGGATGAAGCTCTATTGAAGCTTATTAGTACATCAGTTCATGGGGTATCCCAGGCTATGCAGGTTGCAGCAAACATGGCTGTGCTAGAACGTGCTTGTGATTTCTTCTTTCGTCATGCTGCACAACTTTCAGGAATTCCCTTGAGAATGGCAGAGAGGGGTAGGCGACAGTTTCCACTAAACAATGCTCGTGATGCAGCAGAAGAAATGCTATCTGGGCTGCTTAAACAGAAGGTTGACGGTTTTATGACCTTGATTGAGAATGTGAACTGGATGGCTGATGAGCCCACGCAAAGTGGCAATGAATATGTGAATGAAGTCATGATATATTTGGAAACTTTGGTTTCTACTGCTCAACAGATTTTGCCAGCTCCTGTTCTGAAAAGAGTTCTGCAAGATGTTCTTTCTCACATTTCAGAGATGATTGTTGGGGCTTTACTTGGGGACTCAGTTAAGAGGTTTAATGTCAATGCTATCATGGGGATTGATGTAGATATCCGATTATTGGAATCTTTTGCTGACAATCAAGCTGCTTTGTTCTCTGAAGGGGATGCCAATCAGTTGAAAACAGCACTTGCTGAGGCAAGGCAACTGATTAATTTGCTTTTGAGCAATCATCCTGAGAATTTTCTGAATCCTGTGATCAGGGGGAGGAGTTATAATACATTGGACTATAGGAAAGTAATGACAATATCAGAGAAGTTGAGGGATCCTTCAGATCGGCTATTTGGAACATTTGGGAGCAGGGCAGCCAGGCAGAATCCAAAGAAGAAATCTCTGGATACATTGATTAAAAGACTCAAGGATGTCAGTTGATTTCATACAGAACTGTATGTATGGTCCTTTCTTTTTACTGTCCTTTTACCATGGCTGCATTTATTTGcttccaatatttttcttctcattgtATTATtagtttcaaaaattatatttctgtATTTATCATTCTCATAGATATGCATCAgattgtttgattgaattcttgagTTGAATTATGAAAATGAGGGTTGGTACTCATCGTGCCATGTACCCTTGGATAGATATAAAGGCGAAATTTCTCCTTACCCTCTTCTCCTGCCCTCTTGTTCAGGAAGaggagataaaaaaatctaCCCTCCACCCCACTTATATCAGGGAAGAAGGGGagaacaaacaaacaagaaaaagcaCAGACTTGCAACTATTTTTTAGTGCATCAAGATGGATGGCATCTTACAGGAGTTGGAGCCACTGTTTGCTGTTGGGATGCCTCTTTAACTCTCAACTTTACTTTGGCCACGATAGACCGTTTCTGTTAGATAACCTTGATTTTAGTTGGCTTAATATATACCATTCATAATCAAACTCCTGACTTTTTGCATCTTTTGCATATCTTGTCAACGCTATTTCCAAGCCTGTCTCTACTTCTAAGGCACGACATTGCTGTGCAAGGATTGACAGCAGTGTCGTGCCTTAGAAGTAGAGACAGGATTGACAGCAATGTCGTGCCTTAGAAGTAGAGACAGGCTTGGAAACTAATGACCAATTTTCCAAACTAAGATTGTGGATGAACAACATAAAGTAAGGAATTTTGAAGCCCGAGTAGAACGAGATGGGGAAGCTTTAATTGTCCATCTCTCGTCTGAACTGACTGTTAGTTTAATGTCTTGAAGCTAATTGGATGGTTAcatgtgatattattatatttatataattatatatttattatcaataaaaatttaatttatctttaatattcatatgatattaaattaatgaatctaatatttgatttataactCTAGactaaagataaagttcatgagccaaaatgctttgcaaaaagaattataaaattgttataattatgaaatttctATTCCATCAAAGCAATGTTCCTAAAATGTTCATGGTTGATGCTCTCTTAAAATATTGGATATTTATTAGAGCCGTAgagactaatacatattatgtttttttttttaatgaaaggaaccaattgttctcataagctaAGGTATAAGGGATGTCTATAACTAATATGTAAGTGTTTgtcataaaacatgtacattgaactgactcatgagaattttatatggagATATCACATGTATTTATGGAAAGACTCATATGACgttgtgtaagtgattcttagacttgagattattaagttatcttatatagaaagtgttatgttttgatcatgtTACTAGTTATCTTGGTAAAGCTAACAAATGGGCAAGCATTggatataacataaactatatgaaggtatttgagtgatcaagagataaTTTATCATCCTaggtaaattagaaaaaaaaaaatatttcacatgtcctcaaataatattgatagttAAATCCTTACGTAAGGTGAAATTAGATTTGAAGagaatttcaaatcttattcaaataatcaattactataatattgcaaacaaatatgatttgacatgCCAGACACACTTCATGCTAAAATGtctaaatcagaatattattgatgaatgaataataattacattgagaaactAGTAAccgaaaggttaagtcaaatcacttaagactttcctaatatttagGAGATCATGACATGGTGTTAAATGatatacttgatcttcaaatataaattaatcaattattgaattgataataaattaaattgtttgatttatttaattctatttatttataattataatttatattggggccaacatattaggaactaATGAGTCATatacattaagaaccattagtcagaaattaaattgagataattaattaagtgtgatttgatttaaaataattttagaaattaagtactaaatgtatttaatttaagGATTATAATTCTAGTTCTAGAATAATCAAGTAGGAACTTGGTTGATttcatttctaaaattatccttaaataacATATGGATATTATATAAGggaaaaactaatatttttctatttatagggtttttaggattttccataaatataaaactatgCCTTTTATTCTTTAAGAGGTTGTCTGTTACACAGAAAAACTACATAAGTTACAAAATAAAAGGCTAGCACTCTAGACATAAtaatctctctcttctaaatagGGATTTAGAAAATTTCTCACTGGTGATTCGTGTAAATTACTATTGGAGGCTGGACAACTAGATAACTTGTGGTTTGTGACAATTCAATctataaagaattatttaaagttGTAGAAAATCagatcttcaggtaataaatctCTAAACAACTTTAGATTTATCTAACAAAATCCTAGTGACTCCCAAATAATTTTGgctcttttatttcaattttatccttcaatattatgtTAGTTTTGAATTggtaattataatttgttttagtttgcttttatattaggttatcacaatctcaaataaacatcttAGCAATTGGATgatgcttaattttataaacgtatattttttgttactacatcattaaataaaaaaatagtttttaaactcaGTGGAGTCCATGATCTAAGTTACGAGTTTAACGTGTTAAGAaggtcaatccaatatattgttgtctcaatattaaaaaaaaaacatcaacttaaattttttttaaaaaatcaatccatatttttactagttgtttgggttgtctttGGTCACGCCAAGTCAACTGAGTCACATAAGAGTAACTCTCATgcagattaattttaaatctatgttAAGTAAGGATTCAGGTCTGGAGGTTTCAAGGTTGACCTGTTGggtcgagtttaataacaatgttaaatattttctttttaaaaaaaaattccatcttccatttttttttttcgattgaatcttttttttttgttcttttgttttgtgattttatcctttaatatttaattgattttaaattgatcttcataatttatttaggtttgctttctatgaggttatcacaatctcaaacaaatatcccAACATTTGGTTGGTGTTTAATTTCATAAGCATATGTTTTTAGCATCATAcctttaagtaaaaataattataaaaacaaagttgttaa is part of the Populus trichocarpa isolate Nisqually-1 chromosome 2, P.trichocarpa_v4.1, whole genome shotgun sequence genome and encodes:
- the LOC7487791 gene encoding exocyst complex component SEC15B translates to MLSAKVRRKIAPANGDTDNSADKQDQLLLSAAIYNGEDLGPSVRKAFASGKPETLLHNLRHFARSKESEIEEVCKAHYQDFILAVDDLRSLLSDVDSLKSALSDSNSKLQSVAGPLLTSLDSYLEAQTVSHNVNLALSLIFSCIKLLELCSRSNYHLSRGNFYMALKCVDSIETDFLDKTPSSTLKRMLEKKIPDIRSHIERKVSKEFGDWLVEIRVVSRNLGQLAIGQASAARQREEDLRIKQRQAEEQSRLSLRDCVYALQEEEEEDGLSGVMGDDGKDGYGNGGGNGLLGFDLTPLYRAYHIHQTLGLEDRFKQYYFENRKLQLTSDFQVSSMTPFLESHQTFFAQIAGFFIVEDQILRTGGDLISRMKVENLWETAVSKMCSVLEDQFSRMQTANHLLLIKDYVSLLGVTLRRYGYPVDALLDVLSKHRDKYHELLLSDCRKQIAEALAADTFEQMLMKKEYEYSMNVLSFQLQTSDIVPAFPYVAPFSSTVPDCCRIVRSFIEDSVSFMSYGGQLEFFDVVKKYLDRFLSEVLDEALLKLISTSVHGVSQAMQVAANMAVLERACDFFFRHAAQLSGIPLRMAERGRRQFPLNNARDAAEEMLSGLLKQKVDGFMTLIENVNWMADEPTQSGNEYVNEVMIYLETLVSTAQQILPAPVLKRVLQDVLSHISEMIVGALLGDSVKRFNVNAIMGIDVDIRLLESFADNQAALFSEGDANQLKTALAEARQLINLLLSNHPENFLNPVIRGRSYNTLDYRKVMTISEKLRDPSDRLFGTFGSRAARQNPKKKSLDTLIKRLKDVS